The Natrinema salaciae genome includes a window with the following:
- a CDS encoding adenylate kinase family protein: MRVAVTGTPGTGKTTATELLASRSSDSGADDDSHPDLEVIHLNRVLEDDGLYTEVDTDRDSKVADLAAIGEWLEGRDEVVIESHLAHHFDADRVAVLRCRPETLEERLLERGETAAKARENAESEALDVILSEAVDEHGLESVYEIDTTDREPAAVADELAAVAAGERDPSAGDVDFVGYLT; the protein is encoded by the coding sequence GTGAGAGTCGCCGTGACGGGCACCCCCGGGACCGGGAAGACGACCGCAACGGAACTGCTCGCGTCCCGCTCGTCCGACTCGGGTGCCGACGACGACTCGCACCCCGACCTCGAGGTGATCCATCTCAACCGGGTCCTCGAGGACGACGGCCTGTACACCGAGGTCGATACGGATCGCGACAGCAAGGTCGCCGACCTCGCGGCTATCGGCGAGTGGCTCGAGGGGCGCGACGAGGTCGTGATCGAATCACACCTCGCACACCACTTCGACGCCGATCGGGTCGCCGTGTTGCGGTGTCGCCCGGAGACGCTCGAGGAGCGGCTGCTCGAGCGCGGGGAGACCGCGGCGAAAGCGAGGGAGAACGCCGAGAGCGAAGCGCTGGACGTGATCCTCTCGGAGGCCGTCGATGAACACGGGCTCGAGTCGGTCTACGAGATCGACACGACCGATCGCGAGCCGGCAGCCGTCGCGGACGAACTCGCGGCGGTTGCAGCGGGCGAGCGCGATCCGAGCGCCGGTGACGTCGACTTCGTGGGGTATCTCACATGA
- the hisC gene encoding histidinol-phosphate transaminase: MQPRDLSDHVAYEAGRGIEEVARELGRDPSDFVKLASNENPHGPSPAAAVAIRETASSVSSYPKAVHADLRSAVADRWEVTDEQVWLANGGDGAIDYLHRATVVPGDTVLVPDPGFAYYGMSSRFHHGGVREYGLEREDDFAQDAETVLEAYDGDRLVFLTSPHNPSGSTIPLADVETLADATDDETLIVVDEAYGEFADRDSAVALIEGRDGFEARDDVAVLRTFSKAYGLAGVRLGYAVVPDEWSDAYARVNTPFAASELACRAGLAAIDDDEHVERTVGTARESRAYMRENVDAHVWESEGNFVLVDVGDGSVVADEMQERGVIVRDCSSFGLPGCIRITCGTDEETERAVATLNDVLATLDLERDSTDGTDDSSAEVADT; encoded by the coding sequence GTCAAACTCGCCTCGAACGAGAACCCGCACGGGCCCTCGCCGGCCGCCGCCGTCGCGATCCGCGAGACGGCCTCGAGCGTGAGTTCCTACCCGAAGGCCGTCCACGCAGACCTCAGGAGCGCCGTCGCCGACCGCTGGGAGGTCACCGACGAGCAGGTCTGGCTGGCCAACGGCGGCGACGGAGCGATCGACTACCTCCACCGGGCGACGGTAGTGCCCGGCGATACCGTCCTCGTCCCCGATCCCGGCTTCGCCTACTACGGGATGAGTTCCCGATTCCACCACGGCGGCGTCCGGGAGTACGGCCTCGAGCGCGAGGACGACTTCGCACAGGACGCCGAGACGGTCCTCGAGGCCTACGACGGCGACCGACTGGTCTTCCTCACCAGCCCGCACAACCCGTCCGGCTCGACGATTCCGCTCGCGGACGTCGAGACGCTCGCCGACGCGACCGACGACGAGACGCTGATCGTCGTCGACGAGGCCTACGGGGAGTTCGCCGACCGGGACAGCGCGGTCGCGCTGATCGAGGGCCGGGACGGGTTCGAGGCCCGCGACGACGTCGCGGTCCTTCGCACGTTCTCGAAGGCGTACGGCCTCGCGGGCGTTCGACTCGGCTACGCCGTCGTTCCCGACGAGTGGAGCGACGCGTACGCTCGCGTGAACACGCCCTTCGCGGCGAGCGAGCTGGCGTGCCGAGCGGGGCTCGCCGCCATCGACGACGACGAACACGTCGAACGCACCGTCGGGACGGCCCGCGAGTCCCGCGCGTACATGCGCGAGAACGTCGACGCCCACGTCTGGGAGAGCGAGGGCAACTTCGTCCTCGTCGACGTCGGCGACGGCTCGGTCGTCGCCGACGAAATGCAGGAGCGGGGCGTCATCGTTCGCGACTGCTCGAGTTTCGGATTGCCGGGCTGTATCCGTATCACCTGCGGGACCGACGAGGAGACCGAGCGCGCCGTCGCGACGCTCAACGACGTGCTCGCGACCCTCGATCTCGAGCGGGACTCGACCGACGGGACCGACGACTCCAGCGCGGAGGTGGCCGACACGTGA